The following are from one region of the Bacteroidota bacterium genome:
- a CDS encoding cupin domain-containing protein has protein sequence MFIRKLQDCTTIVAGDATILKEILHPDKTDLAIRYSLAHAVVPPRQTSLKHKLAAAEVYYILSGRGTMFIDEEKEAVTANDTVYIPPGAVQCIENTGDEPLVFLCMVDPPWRVADEEVLE, from the coding sequence ATGTTTATAAGAAAACTGCAGGACTGCACGACGATTGTTGCTGGTGACGCCACGATTTTGAAAGAAATCTTGCATCCCGACAAAACAGACCTTGCCATCAGATACAGCCTCGCTCACGCAGTGGTACCGCCGCGGCAAACATCTCTCAAACACAAACTGGCAGCCGCAGAAGTATACTATATCCTCTCAGGCCGCGGCACGATGTTTATCGACGAGGAAAAGGAGGCAGTCACAGCAAACGACACCGTTTACATTCCACCCGGTGCGGTTCAGTGCATAGAAAATACCGGAGATGAGCCACTGGTTTTCCTTTGCATGGTTGATCCACCGTGGCGTGTAGCGGACGAAGAGGTATTAGAATAA
- a CDS encoding bifunctional oligoribonuclease/PAP phosphatase NrnA, with the protein MSDTFLSSFLSNQRFCLVTHVRPDGDAIGSQLAMGLLLAKLGKEVHMINSDPIPDNMGWLPEVGRIEVFNGSLDQRERFSNADAVVVMDANAQKRLGDVGSLVKNAAGTRYLIDHHTNPESWFDVSYVNDKASSTGELVFELIEAADKLDLIDEAIASALYAAIVTDTGSFKFSAVTPALHRKVAEILERGGIQPTPVHTAIYDTRSLASLRLLSRALATITLKHNGQVGYMVISQRMLRELQADSDETDGFVNYVLSIESVKAGLLFLETAKGTKVSFRSSTDTHVNGWAQSFGGGGHRNASGAFLKKPLERTIEEVIAAAPEFIDIEGQDVPEDDLLTPEDFLRK; encoded by the coding sequence ATGTCGGATACCTTTTTATCGAGCTTTTTGTCAAACCAGCGCTTTTGTCTGGTCACCCACGTAAGGCCTGATGGCGATGCCATTGGATCACAGCTTGCCATGGGGTTGTTGCTAGCCAAGTTGGGGAAAGAAGTTCATATGATCAATAGCGATCCGATTCCCGATAACATGGGATGGTTGCCTGAAGTTGGCCGGATCGAAGTGTTTAATGGGTCGCTCGACCAACGTGAGCGGTTTAGCAATGCGGATGCTGTGGTTGTGATGGATGCCAATGCGCAGAAGCGTTTGGGTGATGTGGGCTCACTTGTAAAGAATGCCGCCGGCACGCGTTACCTGATTGATCACCATACGAACCCGGAGTCCTGGTTTGATGTCTCCTACGTGAACGACAAAGCATCGTCAACCGGAGAGCTGGTCTTTGAGTTGATTGAAGCTGCAGACAAACTCGATTTGATCGATGAAGCCATTGCTTCTGCCCTGTACGCCGCCATCGTTACAGACACGGGTTCGTTCAAGTTTAGCGCAGTAACGCCGGCCTTGCACCGCAAAGTTGCCGAAATTCTCGAAAGAGGGGGCATACAGCCAACACCGGTGCACACAGCAATTTACGACACCCGTTCGCTTGCCAGCCTGCGTCTGCTTTCGCGGGCACTCGCCACCATAACGCTGAAGCACAACGGACAGGTGGGGTACATGGTTATCTCACAGCGTATGTTACGCGAACTCCAGGCTGATTCAGACGAGACAGACGGTTTTGTAAACTATGTTCTGTCTATCGAAAGCGTAAAAGCCGGCTTGCTGTTTTTAGAAACCGCAAAAGGCACCAAGGTTAGTTTTCGCTCTTCCACCGATACGCACGTAAATGGATGGGCCCAGTCATTTGGCGGTGGGGGACATCGTAATGCATCAGGTGCCTTCCTGAAAAAACCATTGGAGCGAACTATTGAAGAAGTGATCGCTGCTGCACCAGAGTTTATCGATATCGAAGGGCAAGATGTCCCTGAAGACGACTTGTTAACACCTGAAGACTTTCTGCGAAAATAG
- a CDS encoding leucyl aminopeptidase: MKVSVTTLSIAELDVELLLIPVSESHIEAARLNLAEAFGDVIQRAAPDFDGKAEEQVVLYPEKSRAKRIALLGLGPWESVDNETLRSAASAGATLAYKLKVETAACMLPAGALDVDTATQALVEGFVLGSYRFATYKTDEKDKRPGPMRLVLHAQDQEKACRAGAERGRVIAESVISARDLVNTSPNEQTATLLGKAIERSAKKHGYEADVWDKALIEEEKMGGILAVNLGSVEPPTFSMLTWKPENSVNDKPIVLVGKGVVYDTGGLSLKPTKGSMDYMKSDMGGAAAVIGAMEAIARLALPLHVIGMVPATDNRPGVNAYVPGDVIRMHSGKTVEVLNTDAEGRMLLADALSYAQTYKPALVFDLATLTGGAVVALGRTAAAVMTNETEGAAERIEAIEAAGRESGDLVHRLPMFAAYGDQLKSNVADIKNVGGREASSITAGKFLEHFVDYPWIHVDIAGPAFLHEPKPYRPYGGTGFGVRLLVEFLRNYASPRKKK; this comes from the coding sequence ATGAAAGTATCAGTAACTACTCTTTCTATTGCTGAACTGGATGTCGAATTACTCCTCATCCCGGTAAGCGAATCGCATATAGAAGCAGCACGTCTCAACCTTGCAGAGGCATTTGGTGATGTCATTCAGCGTGCAGCGCCAGACTTTGACGGTAAAGCAGAAGAGCAGGTTGTACTCTATCCCGAGAAATCTCGCGCAAAACGGATTGCCCTGTTGGGCCTCGGGCCGTGGGAAAGTGTTGACAATGAAACCCTGCGTAGCGCAGCGTCAGCTGGTGCAACGCTTGCATACAAACTTAAAGTAGAAACAGCAGCTTGCATGCTGCCGGCAGGGGCGCTGGACGTTGATACGGCCACACAGGCGCTTGTCGAAGGCTTTGTGTTAGGGTCTTATCGGTTTGCAACGTACAAAACTGACGAAAAAGACAAGCGGCCCGGTCCAATGCGACTCGTACTGCACGCACAGGACCAGGAAAAAGCTTGCCGTGCTGGCGCGGAACGCGGACGCGTTATCGCTGAATCAGTCATTTCAGCGCGCGACCTCGTAAACACTTCTCCGAATGAGCAGACTGCTACACTGCTCGGCAAAGCCATCGAGCGCTCCGCAAAAAAGCACGGGTATGAAGCAGATGTATGGGATAAAGCGCTCATTGAAGAAGAGAAGATGGGTGGTATCCTTGCCGTCAACCTGGGAAGCGTAGAGCCCCCTACGTTTAGCATGCTCACGTGGAAACCTGAAAATTCGGTAAACGATAAACCAATTGTACTGGTTGGCAAAGGCGTGGTTTACGATACGGGCGGTTTGTCGCTTAAGCCCACCAAAGGCTCCATGGATTACATGAAGTCTGACATGGGGGGCGCGGCTGCTGTAATCGGCGCAATGGAAGCTATTGCCCGTTTGGCCCTGCCGTTACACGTAATTGGCATGGTGCCGGCAACCGACAACCGCCCCGGCGTAAATGCATACGTCCCCGGCGACGTGATCCGGATGCACTCGGGTAAAACCGTGGAGGTGCTCAATACTGACGCTGAGGGGCGCATGCTGTTGGCAGATGCCCTTTCGTATGCCCAAACATACAAGCCGGCGCTGGTGTTTGACCTCGCCACCCTCACAGGCGGCGCAGTGGTTGCCCTGGGACGCACTGCTGCTGCAGTCATGACAAACGAAACCGAAGGTGCAGCTGAACGCATTGAAGCAATTGAGGCTGCCGGCCGGGAGAGCGGTGACCTTGTCCACCGACTACCCATGTTTGCTGCATATGGCGATCAACTGAAAAGCAATGTGGCAGACATCAAAAACGTTGGGGGGAGGGAGGCCAGTTCTATAACTGCCGGTAAATTCCTCGAACATTTTGTAGACTACCCTTGGATACACGTAGATATTGCCGGCCCGGCATTTCTGCATGAACCCAAACCTTACCGTCCCTACGGCGGGACCGGATTTGGTGTGCGCCTCCTCGTAGAGTTTCTGAGGAACTACGCCAGTCCGCGTAAAAAGAAATAG
- the pdxA gene encoding 4-hydroxythreonine-4-phosphate dehydrogenase PdxA, with product MKTKPRIAISLGDPNGIGPEVTLKSLQDSRLLKYVDPVIIGDAAVLNTHLEHLQLRDLNIRVVRDLTDAAPGDQVITVLDISDGSEANVAFGEITEAAGALSMKAVEQAVDLCMEGVVDGMVTAPISKEAISMAGYQNKGHSGFIARRTNSKSHTMMMVSEEMRVGLITEHVPIWDVPKKITKEAILERVNILSHSLINDFAVDRPRIAILGLNPHAGDGGLLGREEQDTIMPAIEASCEQGHLVFGPFPADGFFAVGGFRNYDAILAMYHDQGLIPFKTIAFGHGVNYTAGLPIVRTSPDHGTAFNIAGQGKASPASMRSAIYLALDIVRQRNVAQVPE from the coding sequence ATGAAAACGAAACCTCGTATAGCGATTTCGCTTGGGGATCCGAATGGCATTGGTCCGGAAGTAACGCTGAAAAGCTTGCAAGACAGCCGGCTTTTGAAATATGTGGATCCTGTCATTATTGGTGATGCAGCGGTGCTCAATACCCACCTGGAGCATTTGCAGTTGCGTGACCTGAACATCAGGGTTGTACGCGACCTTACAGATGCCGCGCCGGGTGATCAGGTGATCACGGTGCTTGATATTAGCGATGGCAGCGAAGCCAATGTCGCGTTTGGGGAAATTACAGAAGCTGCCGGCGCACTTTCGATGAAGGCCGTCGAGCAAGCCGTTGATCTTTGCATGGAAGGTGTTGTTGATGGCATGGTCACCGCACCAATTTCGAAAGAAGCCATTTCCATGGCGGGTTACCAGAACAAGGGGCACTCTGGGTTCATCGCGCGCCGCACCAACTCCAAGTCCCATACGATGATGATGGTTTCGGAAGAAATGCGTGTGGGCCTCATCACCGAACATGTGCCAATTTGGGATGTGCCAAAGAAGATTACAAAAGAGGCGATTCTGGAACGGGTGAACATACTCTCGCACAGCCTCATCAATGACTTTGCCGTCGATCGGCCACGGATTGCGATACTTGGTCTCAATCCCCACGCAGGAGATGGTGGCTTGTTGGGGCGCGAGGAGCAGGATACCATTATGCCGGCCATCGAAGCCAGTTGCGAACAGGGGCATCTGGTGTTTGGGCCATTCCCTGCGGATGGCTTTTTTGCAGTTGGCGGATTCCGGAATTATGACGCCATCCTCGCGATGTACCACGACCAGGGATTAATTCCGTTCAAAACAATTGCCTTTGGACATGGTGTAAATTACACCGCAGGTTTACCAATCGTAAGAACTTCACCCGATCACGGCACAGCGTTTAATATAGCCGGCCAGGGCAAAGCTTCTCCGGCAAGCATGCGCAGCGCAATTTATCTTGCACTGGATATCGTACGCCAGCGCAATGTTGCCCAGGTGCCAGAATAA
- a CDS encoding class I SAM-dependent methyltransferase, translated as METLDVDNLEDAVPYSVIAKGYDFIMSHVDYSMWAEFTDGLLWHLHPNPVSVRELGCGTGTFALHLQPLGEYEYTATDICAEMIDVARDKVKEAGCEIAFEVEDFSNYTVKSPHDVIILLYDGLNYLVEEEKIASLFACTYKALKPGGIFFFDQSTPANSINNEEFFRDEGEMDGFSYVRGSQYDRETRLHTTTFEIKTSGKTFFEKHVQRAYTMQQIKTLVHRAGLEIVHAFDGFSSEVASEDSERIHWVVRRPA; from the coding sequence ATGGAAACGCTCGATGTAGATAATCTGGAAGATGCTGTCCCGTACAGCGTGATTGCCAAAGGTTATGACTTTATCATGTCGCATGTAGATTATAGCATGTGGGCGGAATTCACCGACGGCTTGTTGTGGCACCTGCATCCCAACCCTGTATCCGTCCGTGAACTGGGGTGTGGTACGGGCACTTTTGCCCTGCATCTGCAACCCCTGGGCGAATACGAGTATACAGCCACAGATATCTGCGCAGAAATGATTGATGTTGCGCGGGACAAGGTGAAAGAAGCCGGCTGTGAAATTGCGTTTGAGGTTGAAGACTTTAGCAACTACACCGTTAAGTCGCCCCACGACGTAATTATCCTGCTTTATGATGGCCTCAATTACCTCGTGGAGGAGGAGAAAATAGCGTCGTTATTTGCCTGTACATATAAGGCCCTGAAGCCCGGTGGGATCTTCTTTTTTGATCAGAGTACGCCGGCTAATTCCATCAATAACGAAGAATTTTTCAGAGATGAAGGGGAAATGGATGGATTTTCGTATGTTCGGGGCAGCCAATATGATCGCGAAACACGGCTGCATACGACAACCTTCGAGATCAAAACGAGTGGCAAGACCTTTTTCGAGAAGCACGTACAGCGCGCTTATACCATGCAGCAGATAAAAACGCTGGTGCATCGTGCAGGGCTTGAAATTGTACACGCTTTTGACGGATTTTCGTCTGAAGTAGCCAGCGAAGACTCTGAGCGAATCCACTGGGTTGTCCGCCGGCCGGCCTGA
- a CDS encoding ATP-binding cassette domain-containing protein: MSLRIDQGEMVYLIGQTGSGKSTLLRMLYMDLIPDRGICRIGDYRSDMIRPKDIPYLRRSLGVVYQDFQLLPDRTVFENVAFALHVTGKKGNVVKNRAMQVLARVGLSHKSRRFPHEISGGEQQRVSVARSIVNEPWILLADEPTGNLDPRVADEIHKLLLSLNRQGMTVLMATHDYRLVKKYPARTLALMNQQIVEVQAQAL; the protein is encoded by the coding sequence TTGTCCTTAAGGATCGATCAGGGTGAAATGGTTTATCTGATCGGGCAGACGGGAAGCGGCAAGAGTACATTGCTGCGTATGTTGTACATGGACCTGATCCCTGATCGCGGCATCTGCCGCATTGGCGACTACCGGTCCGACATGATCCGCCCGAAAGACATCCCCTATCTTCGCCGTTCGCTTGGCGTTGTATACCAGGATTTTCAGTTGCTGCCAGATCGCACCGTATTTGAAAACGTCGCGTTTGCGCTGCATGTAACGGGTAAAAAAGGCAACGTAGTAAAAAATCGTGCAATGCAGGTATTGGCCCGTGTTGGGCTTTCGCATAAAAGCCGGCGCTTTCCCCACGAAATTTCTGGTGGTGAGCAGCAGCGCGTATCTGTCGCCCGGTCTATTGTCAACGAACCCTGGATTCTGCTTGCCGATGAGCCCACGGGTAACCTTGACCCCCGCGTGGCGGATGAAATCCACAAGCTGCTCCTCAGTCTGAACCGCCAGGGCATGACCGTGCTCATGGCCACCCACGATTACCGGCTGGTCAAAAAGTATCCTGCCCGAACGCTGGCGTTGATGAACCAGCAAATTGTCGAAGTACAGGCCCAGGCCCTGTAA